The sequence ACATGTCGTCTCTGTCATAAATGATTTCTTTTTAAAGGGGAAGAAGAGAAACGTGGTGAGCCTGGTGGTTTATCACGAGAACCGGACTCACTTTACACAGTTGATGTCAGAGTCGTGGGTCTCGAAGGACTGGACGTTCTGCCCAGAGCGCATGTCCCACACGTTGGCCTTCTTATCACAGccctgataacacacacacacacgcacaaacacattaGGAAGGATACTCAAACAGAGACAATAATGCAGCATGAACAGTatgataaatacacacacactcaccccagAGACGAAGGTGTTTCCAGTCTCAGATGGGGCGAGGTCCAGGGACAAAACATCAGCTGTGTGACCGTGGAAACTCTGCAGCAGCTGCCCGCTCTCCACATCCCACAAGGCACATGTGCCATCACCGCTTGATGTCAGGagctaacaaacacacacacacgcccacacacacacacacacatacatgggtGCATACACAGaacgcatacacgcacacaaaaacacaaacacacaaatagaaaCACATGAAAGATATGAAACCATAAAGCTCTTTTCAACCCAGCTCACAttatttttgggggattttttttaaagactcagactcacacagtGGCTTGTGAAGAAGAGGGCAAAGTTACACAGCCAGTGTAAGCACTTTAAATTCTGTACAGTTCACTTAAGACAAATATTAAAGAGTCTCTTTAAAAACATACTAGTACCCTTGTTATCTGGGAATCCCCCATAACCAGCCCTAATGCACTCATGCACTGAAGAGACCAGTCAACTATATAGGAACGGGATGAGGCACTTATGATGCCGCTCTCTGCTGGTggacaggaggaagagcaggTCACAGAGGGACAATAAAAAGGTCCGTACATATTCTACTGGAAACTCCTGTCTGGTTGGGCTTAGGGGTCGAACCGGCTGACTGAACGAGGCTGAATCTTGTTTGAAAAGGCACTGTGTGTTGGATCCTGATGGATCCTGATGGATCCTGGGATCATCAGCATCAGGGGTTTCAAAGACTATGTCAGGGCACAGAGGTGGGCCATGGAAAGATCTATATTTTGTTATATACGCCTACACAATGCATGAAAAATCTAGTTTGGTTCACGATTTTTATTTGTAGAAATTTAGGTTGCTTCTGAATTCTATTTTCAGACCCAAATGTTTGAAATACTCCACACAAAGAAAGaaccttcttctccttctttacATGGACACGGATCTGTCTCACCACACCGACTGAGAACCAGATGTCTGAAACAAGCTGTCTGTAGATGCAGTAACTCTGCTTCCTGTATTGATTCTAGGTGCCATAAAGGTCTAATGAAAACTCCTGACagtctgtttttccttttaacaGAGTGCAGAGATAGAGAGCTGCAGTAGATCTCTACTCTATCATATGGCTAATGGCACTATGATCGTTGtttatgtatacacacacaaacacacacacatacaaggcaGACGCACGTACTCAGTcacgctcacatacacacaaataaaaagcCAAAGGGCAGCACCTCCACTGACAGAGAGAACTCACGCTCGCATGTATGtgacgtgcaaacacacacacacgcacacaaaatgtCAGCAACTCCACTGATGACAACACATTATGGGAGACACGTTCAGGCGTCAGTGAGCGCTGCTGGCTGGTGCATTAGAGCTTGTCTGTTGATGACCTcgggcacagacacacaccataTCCTCCCTGGGCTGAGAGGCAGCTCCAGTTTCTATATGGATGTAATTATCAGTAAGCCACACCTATTAACACCCGATATTGTCGTTCTCTACTGATTTTGCTCATGAACTCAAATATTATCTTGTCAAATAAAGTCACCACCCagcccagcaaacattttgactttgaatagatgttgatactaAGGCCTGCACCGACATtgaaatatatgtaaatatggtGGCAAAGTAAAAGATGAGACGACATCCGTATTCATCTGTAGCGGATACCTGCATCGTTTTATGAAATTGGGATCTATACATCTTACTAATATCAACACACAACTGTTTTCCGAAGCTGTTTTAATCTGAAGTTTTACCATGCCATAAAACAATAgaatgtaataatataataatgtgttGTTTGGGTTGCTGTTGCACCCTGCCACCTCCTTCATATCGCCGTACGTTCAATACTTGCTTGGAGTCCATTAGATAGATAACACAGTGATCCCCCATCTAAACTCTTTGCCCGCTACCATGTGAGAATGCCTCATGACCCACTTTTGCGTCACGACCGTCATGAGCTGAAAAACACTGCTGCTCTTGAATGTTGCTACCAGTTGgccacacacagtcaaacacacagatgagtGTATGAGCCAGATACTGGCAGCAACACAGTGACTGCGGGTCGTTCTGCCTCTCCTGGTAGATTTTTAGGCCGGTTGAATATGTGCTGCCAGCTGCCCTTTGGAACTGGTCTTTCTGGTATTTCTACAGTAAAAATGAACGGTAAACACTTTCTGAAGCCACTGCGTGATAAAGACCTCTGCGCTTCAAGGCCTGTTTTACTGGCATAAAGGCAGCTGTGCGTGCCAGTGTGTCCATGCCTGTgtcatgtgcatgtatgtgtttgttttgcgcGAGTGAgatagaaaatgtgtgtgtgtgtgtgtctatgcgttAAATGCTCTGCCCTCAGGTCAGTGTGCTCCACTCTTTCCTAGATAAAGGCCACTCAGTGTCTATTAATACACCCAGAATGGAGGAccatcactctccctcctcttctcctctctcccccctcctcccccctgccatccatctcacctctcttcctcctcctcctcttcccccaaTTCTGCTCCTCTGCCTTGCTTAGAGCCAGACTGTAGTAAATTATTAAAGCTCAATATCTCACTCCATTCCAGTCCTGTCCTCCTTTTCTCTGATTTCCTGTCCCCTTCCTTCGTTCTTTCCTCTCTCCGGTATTTAACTCGTTGCGGCCCAAAAGGATGCCGACTCATAATCCTCTGACACAGCCAAAGAAAGATGGACTGTAACGCCTAATGGTTATTTCATCTTTTAAAGCAAGATCAGAAACTATAGAAGCTGCGGATTGTTtattataaaaatgtaaaatctgtAAAAGATTTGCATAATAAGAATATATATTTTGCACTCTCTTGCACTTTTGCACCTCTTCCCAGTTCTCTCTCTACACTCTGGATAAAGGCATCAGCTAAACAactataatgtaatgtaaacatAAACGTAATGCATGAGTTAAATCATCTCAGAGCCTCTAATATCATGTTACAAGCTCCCTGGGGAATCTAACCATTAACATATTTCTCCAGGCAGTATCTATTGATCAGTAGAACCTGCTGATCAGTAGACTGTTTCAGTATATTGAATTtataatgggtttttttttcactaatATCAATATACTGAAAATACCAGGATGTTACATTAGTGAATGAGAgtggctcgttggtctaggggtatgattctcgcttcgggtgcgagaggtcctgggttcaaatcccggacgagccctgAAGGCAGGTGCTCTAGTGCCTTTTTCTTACTTGCATGACTACATACAGGTACTGTGGCTCTCTCTATGTGTTCATTTGAAATTGTActgacaaacacaacaaactgcttccctctccaCAActccaccaaacacacacacaaatgatttTCAAAAGGCAGAAAATAGTTGATGGGAAACATTCTGTAGCCTCCAGCTCCTACCATAACTCAAATACAGTCAGTGTTTATCCTATACCTACAAATTTTACAAATTTAAACAAAACATGCACTGCTTCAAAATGTACTCAGAGGCCATGTTTAGTCAGTCAAagtgtaaaaatgtattcaaacctAGGGAATGAAGGACCTAGGACCATAAAGGAAGTTCTGATTGGGcctttatttccattttcagaTTGGGCATTAAACCAAGAAATCGAGGCGCTCACCTGCATGTCGGAGTTGGTGAAGCTGCACCCTGATAGGTAGTTGGTGTGCATGGCGACCGACTTCTTCTTAGCAGCCAGGTTCTCGTTCTTGTCCAGTGACAGCGGATAGACCGAGCACTTGTTATCCAATCCGCTGTTGGATGGGAcagaagggtcagaggtcaaaggaagggtttcattccacaaccctatatatccattttggaggggaaaaaacGTACCATATAttcattattcagtgtttcaaagtGATTATTATGTATGATCTAGGGGTTGGATATAACcaagaggttagagaagtgggcttgtgactagCGAAGAGTCAACGTTTTTCCAATAATGGATAGCTCACTTTAGTGGGAAGTTGTTAAAATAAACAAGGAGAGGAGTTGATTTTTGACAATTAGAAAGAATGCCACTCAATTAAATCTGTGCAGGAAAAAGAGAATTCCTCTGTACTCACCCGCATGCTACAGCACAGCCTGAAGGGGCATAAGCACACGCCATAACCCACGTACATGGCATGGTGACGGCATgctcctggaacacacacacacacacacacacacacacacacacacagtgctgcagTGAACCTGGATGTGGTGAGTCTTAATGAAGGTTGCTTTTAGTGTGGTTAAGTCTGCTCTACCAAGAGACAAGATTAGTGTGGGAGCGAAACCAGGCTGTCATTAAAGtgcactctgacacacacacacacacacacacacacacatactcacacacacacactcacactgtcatTACAGTGTACTGATGGATAGATAATCTTTAGTTTCCTCTTTCCAGGCATATGTGGCCCTGTCCCGCCCTTTCcctcagagcagcagaggagcagaagatGGCCGGCCCACCCACTCAACAGCAGCACATATGGTATGGAGGATGGAACAGCTTCACTCCAAAACGAGCTGCAGTATCCACCGTTAGAAAAAAACTGGCACTCAGCCTTATATAACTGCTGCCATGAGAGTGAATATTGATTATTTAAATCATTATGTATCTTCAGACCTTTGCTGGCAAATTTCTTATTGAGGAAGGCATCATCTGTACTTTTGAAACAGTGAATCATAAATACTAGATAGacaatttttttcaaaattgatcTACTGCATTTTGAAATCAACCTGTTCATTTATAGTCATTCATTATTGGCAAGAATTCACATTCTTTTAAATGTGCACAAAAGCACCACACAGATCTTTACTCACCTTGTTGAGGGTGAAACCATCCCAAACGATCACTTTTCCATCCTAGATGAGAGAAAAAATCAGCATCACACAGaagtaatatatattttaaaaaaacgTTCACGTGTCCTGCTACAGaaatcatactgtatgtggtgTCCAATAAGAAACTTGTTTGTATTTAACACAAGTTAAAAAGCCAAACACAAAGCCAAACATTACTAGATCTCTCTCCATATACATATtgcatctgtgtgagtgtgtgtgtgtgtgtgtgtgtgtgtgtgtgtacctgtgaaGAGCTGACTAGACGGCGCTTGTCTTTACACCAGTCCATACACAGCACCTTGTTCCCATGGCCCTTCAGTGTGCGTCTGGTCTTCATGGAGAGAGCACCCAACACCTCAATCTTTCCAGCCACCTGGTGCACtagggcgcacacacacacacacacacacacacacacacacacacacacacgcacacagatacatacacacacagagtttaagATCTAGTTAAGATCTAAGTAGGCATATGTGAGTGCTGTAGCTAAAGACAGAGTTGCATCTCAGGAAGATTAAAATAGGCATCCAATTTATTCTGAAAAACTGGTTGCATCAACATAAAGGCCTTTGACTGGTTAACTAATTTTTTGTACTTCGCATAAGTAACATACTATATGACAGTAGTAAATACCCCTTGGTCAAAACCAAGGGGTATTTCCTTTTGTAAACCTATAAAACAGCATGCAACAATGAGTTGGGGTCTCTGAAAACATCTTTTCAATATTTGGGTCCCCATAAAATAAGTGTGGTAACCACCAGAGAGCAGAGCATGCCACACTTAACGCATGAAGTCAATACTTGAAAGCATGACTCTGCTATATTTAATGGTGAGGTGTAATGAAAGCTGTTAGGGTGAAGTTCAGACAGGTTTATGAGGCGAGGACGTTTGAGGACGCTGCACAACCATTATTTACAATCTCCATCCCAAATCATCAGTCATCCCAACATCATATATTTCCTGTGCATAACCATCGAAAAACACCAAGCGTCTGGCCACCACTGTGTGAACGACCCTCCTAGTGCATCCTCCATCctaactgaaaaatgcataGGCTGTGTGCAAAACATCAATTATGAAAATGAGCCGATGGAGCTCCTCTAATCACAGCCACAGAAACAGGCTGCCTGCGAACTGCATCTGTCAAGTGTCGATGTACCGACACTGTGTTTCAGTATCAGCCCACAGCGGCAGCACACGGTGACACGGTacagtagcagtgtgtgtgtgtgtgtgtgtgtgtgtgtgtgtgtgtttttaatgctgGACACTTACGCTCCACATCGTGCAGCTTCgcccgctcctcctccagcttcttctTCAGACTGTCGCTCTCGTTCTTCAGCGTCGCCAGGCTCTCTCCCTTCTGAAGCCCCTGACACGCCATCTTTtaggaggaaaaaacagaaaaaaaaggggatGGGAAAAACGGGaaaattggggggaaaaaacgagAGACGGGACGGTTGGCGGTGAGATGTTTGTTGAGATTCTCCGCCTCGAGCGCAGCTGATGCTGCCGCGGTGACGTCacggctgctctctctcctctctctctctctctctctccctcctgcactTCTTTGTAATTCCGTTACACTTTCACCCCGAATAAACCTCACTTTGTTCCTTTTTCTCATTTGACACGTCATAAGTATATCCAAAAACAGAGCTTGCCACTAAATTATCTGCTAAAAGATCCATAACTggcatatttgcatattttgtaCATAATATCTACATCTGTCAAGTGTATTATTCTCTCAAAGCACGTCTGCACGCCTGGACACTTctgtaggggagaccggggaaGGTTGCAACGGGATATGTTGTAGCGCTTTCAATTTCCCTAAAGGAAAGAGCTGTGAATAAAACTaacaatttaacatttttattttaaatttataatttaaaataaaaaataatgaacttATAATTTTGAGCTTAGTAGgccaagtattttttttaaactaaattTGTTTATAGTCTGTGTTGTGTTGACATTGTCTTTCTAAGATCTGCTGCTACTGATAGGTCCTACCACTGCAGCTATTGGGTACTTGCTGTATTCTTATTCATagtctatttttctttgatgtagCCTATTACTGCTTTCCTATGCAACTGCCCAATTTCCCTCAGGGGgtcattacagtttcatctaTAATCATCTAGGCTAATATAAAAGGTAGTGTGAAAGAGTAAGTGTTGTGAAAGATTATTGTGTGGCAGCAGATCTCAGGCTCACTGGATTCAACTGATAGACCGATGGGTTTTTGAAGAGGACTAAAAACCTCCAGTCTAACACAGTGGATTGACACACTGCAGGATAGGTGTCAGGCTAGCTGTTGACAAAGGACCACAGATCAGGGAGGATGGCCTGGCATGCATTTATCTCTCCTcatgacattgtgtgtgtgtgtgtgtgtatgtgtgtgtgtgtgtgtgtgtgtgtgtgggcatgtgggCATGTGGCGTCTGCCCAGGCAGGGTTCAAGATATCAGCAGTGTAAGTACAGTTGTGTGTCAAAAGGTGttggtgagtgagtgtgtgtcttgtaTGAGCGTATCTGCACGTGTTCAGTGCAATGTCCTACAACATGTTAGTCTGATCCTGGTCAAATCGATAGAAACAGACCCTGCCAACAAGTATAATATGTctatagaaaaatacaagagtCTGAATTAAGAATACTCCCAGTACATGATTTGAACCTGAAACCTCAGGACTGTTGGGGTTTCGTATGTGTTTCTATGGATTTAGTTTGATCCTAACCAAACCATTTAGGCACAATATTGACTTTGCTTTTGCAGCTACCTGTTTTGAATCAAGAAATCATTGGTCAAACTATTCACCATTAGCCATTTGGCTCAAGCTCTTGAATATGAAGTGACTGGGTGAAATGATCCATCAAATTGTTCCTTGCTAGATTTAAAAATCAAATTGTAGGAAAAAtactgggttttttttcagaCACTCTAAACATTGACAGCCGTTTGGTCATACAGGTCCAGCTGTGAATGCTGAACCTTGCTGTTGCTCTGTAGGTCAGTCAGGTCCGTACCATCTCCACACAGAAGGAGCAGTAGTTGATGGGCTCACTCTTGATGTAGATGTTCATCAGAGGGCTCGCATTGCTGCAGCTGTCGCAGGGGCCAAAGGTAATGGCCATGAACGTCTGGTCACACATGGCTGCAGCTGATCACCAACACACctgtggaaaacacacacacacacacacacacacacacacacacacacacatacatgcaaacaaacgCATACACACCGATTAACCAAAGTACTGCAGTTTTTATCACTCATACACTCTGCACAGCATGGAGGAAACTATCAGCTAAACCACATGTGGGAGATTCTTTTGTCTTGACTGAGGCTTTTTTGATTTCTGTACTGGGCTGTGACCGCTtggcctgtgagtgtgtgtgtgtgtgtgtgtgtgtgtgtgtgtgtgtgtgtgacgctcTACAGGAGATAAGCAGTTGGTAATCTACTTCAGGCTGATCCTTctccagaggagaggagtggagcaCAGCTATTCTGGGAGCCACACACATCCAGTACACACTCAGTATACAGGAGATACAGGATAAACATTTGACAAGCTCAATAACAACTGAATATCGCTACTCATCACAAAAAGCTACATTTTGACGACGGGCCTGTACTTGTCAATGAAGCAGTGCCTTGTTTTCGTCTAAATAAGAGTATATAACTTATAGCTTTTCCAACATACCTGTCAGTAGCTTACGGACTATTGGTCTACCTTACAGGACAGTCATGTcatgtatactgtacattaatAGTCAAAATATACCACTAAATTTTCCTCAGCGTCCTCTAATAAAACTTGTATAAACACATCTAGTCAGCTGTACACCCAAAaacctacatacacatattcagAAAGCTTTTTCAGATACAGTAGTTAATTGTTTTAAGGCGTTCAATCCTTCCATGCACACTAATATTATATATAACATTTATAAGTGTGCATTGTAATATACCAGCCATTTCACCTCAAACAGATCGGCATTATCATTGTGCTCAAACACAAACCTGTTGTAGCTGATGATATTTTCACTGTATTTTCACCTAAGGCCCTCACTCTAGTTTGTAGAGGCTCTGAGATTTGTCTTCATAAGTAGACTGTTCATGGTCTTTAAAGAGAAGTGCCTTGACTGTGAGTGTAAACTGCATTATCACATCAGCTATACAGaatagattttgttttttaattaaaacagaTGCTCAGTGGTTTATTAGTcacacactgtacatgctcTACATCTACATCTATATCTTGACTATTTGATTTTCACACTAGCTTCCATAACTCCAACCTGATATATCTCAACTCAAAATGCACCAATATGAATCTGCTAAAGCAAGTACATTTCCACAAATAACAGCCACATGGCAAGACAAGTcgaataataaatatataaatcttACCTCACAAGAGAATTATTTTCCCCGTACAGCAGGTATTTGTCTCTGGAGGACTAAGTTGAGTTTTCCAGTGAAGAGGAttggaggagagggacagagagggaacagTAAGCTTCTTAGTGAAGCATTTAAGCTGTGACACTGCTGTGGTTTTAACTGCAGGCCACATGCAGTACGTACCTGTAACACTACCTGCAAGGCTGGGAAGGGGCTTTACAAAGTAATCCATTACAAATTACTCATTTAAAATTGTATATGGTTGGTAACCTGATCCATTGGATTACTTCCAACCCAGTATGTAACGTGATTGCTTTTAGGTACTTTTGGATTACTTTGACTCCAAAAATCATATACATACAAACCTGAATTTATACTTTGCTATAATGTAAAGACTGCAATTTGATCAGTGTTATCATACAACCATCATAAACCAGTATTAtaaattgtgttcaatatttgtgtgtataatCTCAATTAAAAgacttttctctcttctacgAATGTTTGCTATAAtgtgacatgtttgttttgtaaTAAGATTTGTGTAATCCCATCACATGTAATCTATTACATCCAGCTCTGATTACCTGTGAAAGCTCCAGGCCGCTCCCAGCCACTGAAATAGCAAACAGACGttggacagtgagacagagttTGATCTCTGGACCACTGAGCTCAACATGTAGTCAGAAGACAACTACACATCTCCAATATGGATTATTAGGTGTGCTGTATGATTTTGATGTCAACCATCATGAGAAAAGAAACAACTTTGACAAGAATTCAATACACTAACTGACCAGAAATCTTTGTTGCGAGGCACTTAAGGTAGTGGCAGTTTTCCTTGACCATTTGTGCAAGATAATCTCACCGCCTTCCAGTGCCACCAATATGTGATCTCTGCTCCCTCTGACTGGTGTGTGTTCATTTTACACGACTGAAATAATCACATTTCTTGGACTGACAAGGCTTCAGAATACGAAACAACAGAAAGGATTTCCCACAGACAATCAGACAGTGCTGAattcttttattttacttttacagaTTTGACAATTTATTCCAAGTTTCTTAGTTTCTTAATGGTGAACACATTCACTAAGCACAGCTACCAGAAACTACAAACAGTCCAGTTTGTCAAATGTACACATGGGTCAGAGAGAGGAAACGATGGGTGCTGGCTTCAGCATGTTCGGGCCAGTACCACAACAGCTGGGGTGATGATAATCTTTTgaccagtttttttttaacaatttaaaATGGCGCGATCAATGCTAGTGCTGATAAGAACAATGATAATTTATAATGGCTACCTCATATCGTACAACCAGCTCTCCCAACTGTAAAAAAGGAGAATGAGGAGTGACATTTAGTCTCCTCTTAGAGAGCCCAAGAGCAGCCCAGGGGAACGGGACGCCCCAGCTCCGCTCCGCAATACAAGCCAGTGAGCGAGTGTGGTTCTCTGTCTGAAACCAGGCCAGCCTTTCCTCAATCAATACATCAATACGTCCAGCAAGGACAGCCGGACCGAGTCTGAGAAGGCTGGTGCTGCATCCGGGTATTTCACCTTCTGAACTGTGGCCTGCGTCAGTGATAATAAATTAGCAGGAAATTTAACTGACTGAGAGGGAAACGTCCCACTCACATAGGGAATGTGGTAGAGGAAGCTTAACAGGCCACAGTTCTGCAAAAACATGGCAGGACTCAcatgaatgaagaaaaaaaaaaacctaaagtGTGAAATATTTCTCTTTAAGGTAGACCATAGCCATTACTATTTATTTGACTTCCTCAGCAATATTTAAAAAGTGCATTTTGACACAATGTAACTCATCTTTGACACCAACTGTAGGACGAAAGGACACCttatcaaaacacacaaaaaaaaaaagatcacgTTTAATGATTTAAACCCATTTTACAGTGGttccaacaaaaaaaataaaatactgcaCTGAcagacatgacaaaaaaaaataatatcacAAGATGATAATGTGTTTAAGTCATTCAGATAGCAAATAAGTCAGATAAGGCTTTGTCCAAAACGTGCAGCTAAAATCATCATATGCTTCATGAACAGTTTTTAAACATTCATATGGTTAAATCCTTCGGTTATTGCCTTGCTTTCCTTAATCTAATCTGCAGATATGTACTCTTTACTCTTTACAGACCATACTTTGAACCGCCTATCAATCCATACAGTGTAACAAAAAGGCAATTCCATAACATGTGGTCCCAATAAAAACAGATGGATATTACATGATATTTAAAGACAACTGCACcacaaaacaaattcaaaatagTAACTTTTCCGTACTCCACTGACGATTCGTTTTCATTTGTAGCTTGTCTGAGTGAGAATGGTCTAGTCACA is a genomic window of Centroberyx gerrardi isolate f3 chromosome 1, fCenGer3.hap1.cur.20231027, whole genome shotgun sequence containing:
- the gnb5b gene encoding guanine nucleotide-binding protein subunit beta-5b, with the translated sequence MACQGLQKGESLATLKNESDSLKKKLEEERAKLHDVELHQVAGKIEVLGALSMKTRRTLKGHGNKVLCMDWCKDKRRLVSSSQDGKVIVWDGFTLNKEHAVTMPCTWVMACAYAPSGCAVACGGLDNKCSVYPLSLDKNENLAAKKKSVAMHTNYLSGCSFTNSDMQLLTSSGDGTCALWDVESGQLLQSFHGHTADVLSLDLAPSETGNTFVSGGCDKKANVWDMRSGQNVQSFETHDSDINCVKYYPSGDAFASGSDDATCRLFDLRADREVAVYQKDSIIFGASSVDFSLSGRLLFGGYNDYTINVWDVLKGTRVSILFGHENRVSTVRVSPDGTALCSASWDNTLRIWA